The following coding sequences lie in one Bacteroidales bacterium genomic window:
- a CDS encoding lysophospholipid acyltransferase family protein: protein MNLIITGIFLVFVFLIGLIPFPVLYLFSDLIRFILQRLVGYRKEVISSNLRGSFPDATEQEMQKMISDVYKNLADVTVEGLKAFSMTPKQVKRRHRIVNPELIESFLSQGKSIIAVPAHFNNWEWGSLSPGLFTHYPIYALYKPLSNKYIDRFAKWSRSKFGTSLASIYKTGALFEKNAGSPSIYIMAADQSPTNVRKSIWVNFMNRDTAFLHGPENYARRYDMPVLYGDVQRVKRGYYTLEISVIADNPKELPEGEITRRYAGKLEELIRKNPGSWLWSHRRWKLTR from the coding sequence ATGAACCTTATTATAACAGGCATTTTTCTTGTCTTTGTATTCCTGATCGGACTGATTCCATTTCCGGTACTTTACCTTTTTTCCGACCTGATTCGATTTATCCTGCAAAGATTGGTTGGATACAGGAAAGAGGTAATTAGTTCCAATCTAAGGGGCTCATTCCCTGATGCCACCGAGCAAGAAATGCAAAAGATGATTTCTGATGTTTATAAGAATCTGGCGGATGTTACGGTTGAAGGACTGAAAGCCTTTAGCATGACACCAAAACAGGTAAAACGAAGGCATCGGATTGTAAACCCTGAGCTCATAGAATCTTTTTTATCCCAGGGAAAGAGTATCATTGCCGTGCCTGCCCATTTCAATAACTGGGAATGGGGAAGCCTTTCACCGGGATTATTTACCCACTACCCTATCTATGCCTTGTACAAACCCCTGAGCAATAAGTACATTGATCGCTTCGCAAAGTGGAGCCGTTCAAAATTCGGTACATCACTGGCATCAATCTATAAAACGGGAGCATTATTTGAGAAGAATGCTGGTTCTCCATCCATCTATATCATGGCTGCTGACCAGAGTCCGACCAATGTCAGAAAATCGATCTGGGTGAATTTCATGAACAGGGATACTGCATTCTTGCATGGTCCTGAAAACTATGCCCGTCGATACGATATGCCGGTGCTATACGGAGATGTCCAACGAGTGAAAAGGGGATATTATACACTTGAAATTTCTGTAATCGCTGACAATCCAAAAGAATTGCCCGAGGGTGAAATCACCCGCAGATACGCAGGAAAACTCGAGGAGCTGATCCGGAAAAACCCGGGAAGCTGGTTATGGTCGCACAGACGATGGAAATTAACCCGCTAG
- the mgrA gene encoding L-glyceraldehyde 3-phosphate reductase, with translation MDYTPEPGRYREMLYRRCGKSGLMLPAVSLGLWHNFGHVDDFKTSRAIALKAFDRGITHFDLANNYGPPPGSAESNFGKILSQDLKPWRDELIISSKAGYLMWPGPYGEWGSRKYLISSIDQSLKRMGLEYVDIFYSHRPDPDTPLEETMTALDQIVRQGKALYAGISNYPPDMTVKAISILEQLGTPCLIHQPRYNMLDRWAENGLLQVLGAEGIGCIVYSPLAQGLLTDRYLKGIPRDSRAAKPHGFLKEDRVPEVMPQIQQLNAIAGKRGQSLAQMALAWLLKDERVTSVLIGASSVRQLEDSLQSLQKLNFSQEELKQIETLLNTSASNY, from the coding sequence ATGGATTATACACCAGAACCGGGACGCTATCGTGAAATGCTATACAGGCGCTGTGGCAAAAGCGGACTCATGTTACCTGCTGTCTCATTAGGTCTTTGGCACAATTTCGGCCATGTCGACGATTTTAAAACCTCCAGGGCCATTGCTCTAAAAGCTTTTGACCGGGGCATTACCCATTTTGATCTTGCAAATAATTATGGGCCGCCTCCCGGATCTGCAGAATCAAATTTTGGAAAAATTCTTAGCCAGGATCTTAAACCCTGGCGGGATGAACTGATCATCTCCTCCAAAGCCGGTTACCTGATGTGGCCCGGACCATACGGAGAATGGGGATCAAGGAAATACCTTATTTCCAGTATTGACCAGAGTTTGAAACGGATGGGATTGGAATATGTCGATATCTTCTACAGTCACCGTCCGGATCCTGATACTCCCCTGGAAGAGACTATGACTGCCCTTGACCAGATTGTCAGGCAAGGAAAAGCACTGTATGCAGGGATATCAAATTATCCCCCGGATATGACGGTGAAAGCAATTTCAATCCTTGAACAATTGGGGACACCCTGCCTGATCCATCAACCCAGGTATAATATGCTTGATCGCTGGGCTGAAAACGGACTCTTACAGGTATTAGGTGCAGAAGGTATCGGATGTATAGTCTATTCCCCTCTTGCCCAGGGATTGCTTACTGACCGGTACCTGAAAGGGATTCCCCGGGATTCAAGAGCTGCAAAACCTCATGGTTTTCTGAAAGAAGACAGAGTGCCTGAGGTGATGCCTCAGATTCAGCAACTCAATGCGATTGCCGGAAAAAGGGGACAAAGCCTTGCCCAGATGGCACTGGCCTGGCTGCTGAAAGATGAAAGGGTTACCTCAGTATTGATTGGTGCAAGTTCAGTCCGTCAGTTGGAAGATTCTTTGCAGTCACTTCAAAAACTGAATTTCAGCCAGGAAGAACTGAAGCAAATTGAGACACTGTTGAATACAAGTGCATCTAATTATTGA
- the fabD gene encoding ACP S-malonyltransferase — MKAYVFPGQGAQFVGMGKDLYDNFPIAKEMFEKANEILGYRITDLMFAGTDEDLRQTKVTQPAIFLHSVILAATLGENFTPDMVAGHSLGEFSALVANKALTFEDGLRLVYARALAMQKACEAEPSTMAAILGLDDDKVEVVLKDIEEVVVPANYNSPGQLVISGSFKGIEIACEKLKEAGAKRALPLKVGGAFHSPLMEPARVELAAAIEATQFNTPICPIYQNVNAKPFSSPEEIKANLVAQLTSPVRWTQTVQNMVADGGDTFIEVGPGTVLQGLVKKIAPDVQAMSAS, encoded by the coding sequence ATGAAAGCATATGTATTTCCGGGTCAGGGTGCCCAGTTTGTAGGAATGGGAAAAGATCTGTATGACAACTTCCCGATTGCGAAAGAGATGTTCGAGAAAGCCAATGAAATACTTGGATACAGGATCACTGACCTGATGTTCGCCGGTACTGATGAGGACCTCAGGCAGACGAAAGTAACCCAGCCTGCTATTTTTCTTCATTCAGTAATTTTAGCAGCCACCCTGGGTGAGAACTTCACACCCGATATGGTAGCCGGCCACTCCCTAGGAGAATTTTCAGCCCTGGTTGCCAATAAAGCCCTCACTTTTGAAGATGGCCTCCGACTGGTATATGCCCGTGCACTTGCAATGCAGAAAGCCTGTGAAGCTGAGCCCTCCACAATGGCTGCCATCCTTGGACTGGATGATGATAAAGTTGAGGTGGTGCTCAAAGATATTGAAGAGGTCGTTGTACCAGCAAACTATAACAGTCCCGGGCAACTCGTGATTTCAGGTTCCTTTAAAGGCATTGAGATTGCCTGTGAAAAACTAAAGGAAGCCGGTGCTAAAAGGGCATTACCTCTCAAAGTAGGTGGAGCCTTCCATTCACCGCTTATGGAACCGGCAAGGGTAGAATTAGCCGCCGCTATTGAAGCCACTCAGTTCAATACCCCTATCTGCCCCATTTACCAGAATGTAAATGCTAAACCTTTCAGTTCTCCTGAAGAAATCAAGGCAAACCTGGTAGCACAGTTGACTTCACCGGTACGTTGGACCCAAACGGTGCAGAATATGGTAGCTGATGGAGGTGATACCTTTATTGAAGTAGGCCCGGGAACAGTACTCCAGGGACTTGTCAAGAAAATTGCCCCGGATGTTCAGGCTATGAGTGCATCATGA
- the rfbB gene encoding dTDP-glucose 4,6-dehydratase, whose translation MKNILITGGAGFIGSHLVRLFVNKYPQYKIINLDKLTYAGNLANLKDIEQKPNYEFVKADIVDEPTMMAIFEAYKFDAVIHLAAESHVDRSISNPKEFIMTNIVGTVNLLNAARSIWKDNFDGKRFYHISTDEVYGSLGDEGKFLESTPYDPRSPYSASKASSDHLVRAYNHTFGMPTVISNCSNNYGPFQFPEKLVPLCINNIRHSKPLPVYGTGSNIRDWLFVEDHAKAIDLIFHKGGIGETYNIGGNNEWTNLDLVKKLCEIMDQKMGRAPGTSEQLITFVKDRAGHDFRYAIDSSKLQQELGWKPEVVFAEGFEKTIEWYLSNQAWLDFVTTGNYLKYYDDMYKNR comes from the coding sequence ATGAAGAACATACTCATCACCGGCGGGGCCGGTTTCATCGGTTCACACCTGGTAAGGTTGTTTGTTAACAAATATCCACAATACAAAATCATCAACCTTGATAAACTTACCTATGCCGGTAACCTTGCCAATCTGAAAGATATCGAGCAAAAACCCAATTATGAGTTTGTAAAGGCTGATATCGTTGATGAACCCACTATGATGGCCATTTTTGAAGCCTATAAGTTTGATGCTGTGATACACCTGGCAGCTGAAAGTCATGTTGACCGCTCTATCTCGAATCCGAAGGAGTTCATTATGACCAATATTGTAGGGACAGTAAACCTGTTAAATGCCGCCAGAAGCATATGGAAGGACAATTTCGACGGGAAAAGGTTTTATCATATCTCAACAGATGAAGTTTATGGTTCATTAGGCGATGAAGGTAAGTTCCTCGAATCAACTCCTTATGACCCCCGGTCACCCTATTCCGCTTCAAAAGCCAGTAGCGACCATTTAGTAAGGGCCTATAATCATACTTTTGGGATGCCAACCGTTATTTCCAATTGTTCCAATAATTATGGACCTTTCCAGTTTCCTGAAAAGCTTGTACCCTTGTGTATCAATAATATCCGACATAGCAAACCCCTTCCTGTATACGGAACCGGTTCAAATATCCGGGATTGGTTATTTGTAGAAGATCATGCCAAAGCAATTGACTTGATTTTCCATAAGGGAGGAATTGGAGAAACCTACAATATCGGTGGGAATAATGAATGGACCAACCTTGACCTGGTAAAGAAACTATGCGAAATCATGGATCAGAAGATGGGACGAGCCCCCGGGACATCGGAACAACTCATTACTTTCGTGAAAGATCGTGCGGGGCATGATTTCAGGTATGCAATTGATTCCTCAAAATTGCAGCAGGAACTTGGATGGAAACCAGAGGTAGTTTTTGCTGAAGGTTTCGAGAAAACGATCGAATGGTACCTCTCAAACCAGGCCTGGCTCGATTTTGTAACCACAGGTAATTATCTCAAGTACTACGACGATATGTATAAGAACAGGTAG
- a CDS encoding long-chain fatty acid--CoA ligase — protein MEQHLVQVLRNRAAQYTDREVFRFRPSGSKTYQSTTWKEVVLHVDEVALSLLSLGFGPKSNIGIFSANKPEWTIADYGIMAIRGVVVPFFSTASKTQVKYIVDETSMQLMFVGNKEQLESAVWLMNNNSTLRKVVSFDETAIDGKDERLMGWSDFMALGKQAAASTTDLEKILAQAEPDDLATIIYTSGTTGEPKGVMLGQDNFISCLKIHDQRLDVNDKDVSMCFLPLSHIFERAWSFYMIHCGVTLVFLENPKSVIEELPLAQPTLMCTVPRFFEKTYEGIRAEEAKWSPIKRKIFDWTIKVGYERSEYLKDSLPIPMGLQIKYKIANKVTLQKLRSIFGGSIRTMPCSGAAIRTELLRFFHATGIFVNYGYGASETTATVSCFRTDHYEFGSCGTVMPDVEVKMDEKGEILVKAATVFKGYYNKPNETAKVLTDGWYHTGDKGSFSSLGNLVMEDRLNDIFKTSGGKYVSPQKIELLLSNDPFIEQAIVIGDNRKYISALIIPSFLTLKLRTELNILPEHSPQEIIDNPLVIGFLNERIKEIQEELTPYERVVKFTLLPEAFSIENDSLTGTLKLKRKVINLKFQELIEKMY, from the coding sequence ATGGAACAACACCTGGTACAAGTCTTACGCAACAGGGCTGCCCAATATACTGATCGGGAAGTTTTCCGTTTCCGGCCCAGTGGATCCAAAACCTATCAAAGTACCACCTGGAAGGAAGTTGTGCTCCATGTTGATGAAGTGGCACTTTCACTTCTCTCCCTTGGATTTGGTCCTAAATCAAATATCGGAATCTTTAGTGCCAATAAACCTGAATGGACCATTGCGGACTATGGGATTATGGCTATCAGAGGGGTTGTTGTGCCATTTTTCAGCACCGCCTCTAAAACCCAGGTTAAATATATCGTGGATGAAACTTCCATGCAATTGATGTTCGTTGGGAATAAGGAACAGCTTGAATCTGCAGTTTGGCTGATGAATAATAATTCCACCCTTCGTAAAGTTGTTTCATTTGATGAAACTGCAATCGATGGTAAAGATGAACGTTTGATGGGTTGGTCTGACTTCATGGCACTTGGTAAACAAGCTGCTGCCTCCACAACCGATCTTGAAAAAATTCTTGCACAAGCTGAACCCGACGATCTGGCCACCATAATTTATACATCCGGTACAACAGGAGAACCGAAAGGTGTGATGCTTGGACAGGACAATTTTATCAGCTGCCTGAAGATCCATGATCAACGACTGGATGTGAATGACAAAGACGTTTCCATGTGCTTCCTTCCACTTAGCCATATTTTTGAACGCGCCTGGTCGTTTTATATGATCCATTGCGGGGTAACCCTCGTATTCCTGGAAAATCCCAAATCTGTTATCGAGGAACTTCCTCTGGCTCAACCCACCCTGATGTGCACGGTTCCGCGGTTTTTTGAAAAAACCTATGAGGGAATCCGTGCTGAAGAAGCCAAATGGTCACCTATTAAGAGAAAAATCTTCGACTGGACTATCAAAGTTGGTTACGAACGTTCAGAATATCTTAAAGACAGCCTTCCCATTCCAATGGGTTTGCAAATCAAGTATAAGATTGCTAATAAAGTGACCTTACAAAAACTTCGCAGTATTTTCGGAGGCAGTATTCGTACCATGCCCTGTTCAGGTGCAGCTATCAGGACAGAATTACTAAGGTTCTTCCATGCTACCGGCATTTTTGTGAATTATGGATACGGCGCTTCAGAAACTACTGCAACAGTGTCTTGTTTCCGCACCGACCATTATGAATTCGGATCCTGTGGCACAGTAATGCCAGATGTAGAAGTTAAAATGGATGAAAAGGGTGAAATTCTTGTGAAGGCAGCTACGGTATTCAAGGGATACTATAACAAACCCAATGAAACAGCTAAGGTATTGACGGATGGCTGGTACCACACAGGTGATAAAGGCTCATTCAGCAGTTTAGGAAACCTTGTGATGGAGGATCGTTTGAATGATATTTTCAAAACATCCGGCGGTAAATACGTCTCACCTCAAAAGATAGAACTTCTCCTTTCAAATGACCCGTTTATTGAACAGGCTATTGTGATTGGTGACAACAGGAAATATATCTCAGCACTGATCATTCCTTCTTTCTTAACCCTGAAATTGAGAACAGAATTAAATATTCTACCAGAACATTCCCCCCAGGAAATTATTGATAACCCTTTAGTTATCGGTTTTCTCAATGAAAGGATCAAGGAAATCCAGGAGGAGTTAACACCTTATGAAAGGGTTGTAAAATTTACCTTGTTACCTGAAGCATTCAGTATCGAGAATGATTCTTTAACAGGTACCTTGAAGCTAAAACGGAAAGTGATCAACCTGAAATTCCAGGAATTGATAGAAAAGATGTACTAG
- the galE gene encoding UDP-glucose 4-epimerase GalE has translation MGKILVTGGTGYIGSHTVVELQKQGFEVLIVDNLSNSRIEVLGNIAAITGIFPEFEHFDLADQSRTLDFFQRHKDIVGVIHFAAFKAVGESVANPLMYYHNNLYSLVNVLEGMKLSGVQNLVFSSSCTVYGQPEELPVTEKAPVQKAWSPYGNTKQMCEDILGFTVGVTGIKAIALRYFNPIGSHDSALIGELPLGTPNNLMPFITQTAIGIRESLKVFGGDYDTVDGTAVRDYIHVVDIAKAHVIAVERMIGNKGKSDLEIFNLGTGNGFSVLEVIHSFEKMSGEKLNYSIVDRRAGDVEKVWADTRYANEELGWKAERSLDDMTQSAWKWELKLKEKVLEAI, from the coding sequence TATATTGGGTCACATACTGTAGTTGAACTGCAGAAACAAGGCTTTGAAGTGCTGATCGTTGATAATCTCTCGAATTCCAGGATAGAAGTCCTGGGAAATATTGCAGCCATCACCGGAATATTTCCTGAGTTCGAACATTTCGACCTGGCAGACCAGTCAAGAACTCTCGATTTTTTTCAGAGACATAAAGATATTGTGGGTGTTATTCATTTTGCTGCTTTCAAAGCAGTGGGTGAATCCGTCGCAAATCCTTTAATGTACTATCATAATAACCTTTATTCCCTGGTCAACGTGCTGGAGGGCATGAAACTATCAGGGGTTCAGAACCTGGTATTTTCTTCTTCCTGCACAGTATACGGACAACCGGAAGAATTGCCGGTTACCGAAAAAGCCCCGGTTCAGAAAGCATGGTCTCCCTATGGAAATACCAAGCAGATGTGTGAAGATATCCTTGGATTTACTGTGGGAGTGACTGGTATAAAAGCCATTGCCCTCAGGTACTTTAACCCGATTGGATCTCATGATTCAGCATTGATAGGTGAGCTGCCGCTGGGTACGCCTAATAACCTTATGCCTTTTATTACCCAGACTGCCATAGGGATAAGGGAAAGCCTGAAAGTTTTCGGAGGAGATTACGATACTGTTGACGGTACAGCTGTGCGCGATTATATTCATGTGGTAGATATTGCAAAAGCACATGTGATAGCAGTTGAACGTATGATCGGGAATAAAGGGAAGTCAGACCTCGAGATTTTCAACCTGGGTACCGGAAATGGATTCTCAGTACTGGAAGTAATCCATTCATTTGAAAAGATGAGTGGCGAAAAACTGAATTACAGCATCGTCGACCGTCGTGCCGGTGATGTGGAAAAAGTATGGGCTGATACCCGTTATGCCAATGAAGAACTGGGCTGGAAAGCTGAACGAAGCCTCGACGATATGACCCAGTCGGCCTGGAAATGGGAACTTAAGCTTAAGGAGAAAGTGCTTGAAGCTATTTAG